From the Lolium rigidum isolate FL_2022 chromosome 2, APGP_CSIRO_Lrig_0.1, whole genome shotgun sequence genome, one window contains:
- the LOC124692055 gene encoding heterogeneous nuclear ribonucleoproteins A2/B1-like has protein sequence MAGYPEDNQHAMNGYEEVEEVEEVDEEEGHQGRRGRRDGGDGLGYGDAGGDDGRAGGGDSSGKIFVGGVAWETTEESFSKHFGKYGAITDSVIMKDKHTKMPRGFGFVTFSDPSVIDKVLEDEHNIDGRTVEVKRTVPREEMSTKDGPKTRKIFVGGLPSTLTEDDLRDHFSSYGKVAEHQIMVDHSTGRSRGFGFVTFESEDSVERVISEGRMRDLGGKQVEIKKAEPKKHGGDHSSNARSSHTGGGYRSSYRSGGAAAGGGNSGGGGGSASGYGYGAAHRSAAAGSYYDSTGYGYGRGGYGAAYGGNAGFGSGYGGGYGGSMYGGAYGAYGAYGAGAYGGGAYGGGAYGGGAYGGGAYGGGGAPGGYGAAGGYGSYGGAGGAAGGGSAGGRGSSRYHPYGK, from the exons ATGGCGGGGTACCCGGAGGACAACCAGCACGCCATGAACGGCTACGAGGAGGTTGAGGaagtggaggaggttgacgaggaggagggccaccAGGGCAGGAGGGGACGGCGAGATGGGGGCGATGGCCTTGGCTACGGCGACGCCGGTGGGGACGACGGCAGGGCGGGGGGTGGTGACTCGTCGGG GAAGATTTTCGTCGGAGGCGTTGCTTGGGAGACCACTGAAG AATCATTCTCCAAGCATTTTGGGAAGTACGGGGCTATAACTGATTCTGTAATTATGAAGGACAAGCATACTAAGATGCCTCGTGGATTTGGATTTGTTACATTTTCTGATCCATCTGTAATAGACAAGGTTTTGGAGGATGAACACAATATAGATGGAAGAACG GTTGAAGTAAAAAGGACGGTCCCGAGGGAAGAAATGTCCACAAAAGATGGCCCCAAGACAAGAAAGATCTTTGTTGGTGGGCTACCGTCAACACTAACTGAAG ATGATTTGAGGGATCACTTTTCCTCATACGGTAAGGTGGCTGAACACCAGATAATGGTGGACCACAGCACTGGGCGCTCAAGAGGTTTTGGCTTTGTCACCTTCGAAAGTGAGGATTCTGTTGAAAGGGTGATATCAGAGGGAAGAATGCGTGATCTCGGCGGGAAGCAG GTTGAAATAAAGAAGGCTGAACCAAAGAAACATGGAGGTGATCACAGTAGTAATGCGAGATCTAGTCACACAGGTGGTGGTTACCGTAGTTCTTACCGTAGTGGTGGagctgctgctggtggtggtaatagcggcggtggtggtggcagtgCTAGTGGCTATGGCTATGGTGCTGCCCATCGATCTGCTGCTGCTGGAAGTTACTACGATAGCACAGGATATGGTTATGGTAGAGGAGGCTATGGCGCTGCCTATGGAGGCAATGCTGGATTTGGGTCTGGCTATGGTGGTGGGTATGGTGGCTCTATGTACGGAGGTGCTTATGGTGCATACGGAGCATATGGTGCCGGTGCCTATGGCGGTGGTGCTTATGGTGGTGGTGCCTATGGTGGTGGTGCATATGGAGGTGGTGCTTACGGCGGTGGTGGTGCCCCAGGTGGCTATGGTGCTGCAGGTGGGTATGGTAGTTATGGGGGAGCAGGGGGTGCTGCTGGTGGTGGGAGTGCAGGTGGTCGTGGTTCTAGCAGGTACCATCCGTATGGGAAATAA